A section of the Caballeronia sp. M1242 genome encodes:
- the carA gene encoding glutamine-hydrolyzing carbamoyl-phosphate synthase small subunit, with protein sequence MLPSFSPALLALADGTVFRGQSIGAEGSTIGEVVFNTAITGYQEILTDPSYARQIVTLTYPHIGNVGVNAEDVEASRVHAAGLIIRDLPVLASNFRSEQTLSDYLKAQGIPAIAGIDTRKLTRILRDKGAQNGCILAGSDDEAKALELARSFPGLAGMDLAKVVSTKERYEWTQREWRLGSGYGTQDAPKFRVVAFDYGVKYNILRMLAERGCHVTVLPAEATAADALALNPDGIFLSNGPGDPEPCDYAIAATREFIERGIPTFGICLGHQIMGLAVGAKTTKMKTGHHGANHPVKDMEDGRVVITSQNHGFAVDAATLPANAKVTHVSLFDGTLQGFALTDKPAFCFQGHPEASPGPHDIAYLFDRFIKLMETAKVAA encoded by the coding sequence GTGTTGCCGTCATTCTCCCCAGCACTTCTCGCACTTGCCGACGGCACGGTCTTTCGTGGTCAATCGATCGGCGCCGAAGGTTCGACGATCGGCGAAGTGGTGTTCAACACCGCGATCACCGGCTATCAGGAAATCCTGACCGATCCGAGCTACGCCCGCCAGATCGTCACCCTGACGTATCCGCATATCGGCAACGTCGGCGTCAACGCCGAGGACGTCGAAGCCAGCCGAGTCCATGCCGCCGGCCTCATCATCCGTGACCTGCCGGTGCTCGCTTCGAATTTCCGTTCCGAGCAAACCCTCTCCGATTATCTGAAGGCGCAAGGCATCCCCGCCATTGCGGGCATCGACACGCGCAAGCTCACGCGCATTTTGCGCGACAAGGGCGCGCAGAACGGCTGCATTCTCGCCGGCAGCGACGACGAGGCGAAGGCTCTCGAACTCGCGCGCTCGTTCCCCGGACTCGCCGGCATGGACCTCGCGAAGGTCGTGTCGACGAAAGAGCGTTACGAGTGGACGCAGCGCGAATGGCGCCTCGGCAGCGGCTACGGCACGCAGGACGCGCCGAAATTCCGCGTCGTCGCGTTCGACTACGGCGTCAAGTACAACATTCTCCGCATGCTGGCCGAGCGCGGCTGTCACGTGACCGTGCTTCCGGCTGAAGCGACTGCCGCCGACGCGCTGGCGCTTAACCCGGACGGCATCTTCCTGTCGAACGGCCCCGGCGACCCCGAACCGTGCGACTACGCGATCGCCGCCACGCGCGAATTCATCGAGCGCGGCATTCCCACGTTCGGCATCTGCCTCGGGCATCAGATCATGGGGCTCGCCGTCGGCGCCAAGACCACGAAGATGAAGACCGGCCACCACGGCGCGAATCATCCGGTGAAGGACATGGAAGACGGCCGCGTCGTGATCACGTCGCAGAACCACGGCTTCGCGGTCGATGCCGCGACGCTCCCCGCGAACGCCAAGGTCACGCACGTCTCGCTTTTCGACGGCACGCTGCAAGGCTTCGCGCTGACCGACAAGCCCGCGTTCTGCTTCCAGGGCCACCCGGAAGCGTCGCCCGGCCCGCACGACATCGCGTATCTGTTCGACCGCTTCATCAAGCTGATGGAGACGGCGAAGGTCGCCGCATAA
- a CDS encoding MFS transporter — MPSSVRLRVFFLFAAGYFVSYVFRGVNLGFAPLITHDLGLSAADLGLLTSLYFIGFAIAQIPVGVLLDHYGPRRVTAGMLVFAAAGIWTFGASHGLGGLMVGRLLIGVGVSVCLSAAFKASAQHFPVARLPLVNGFTMAVGGLGGVVVGSPLASLLQTATWRQVSIGLGVFTLVVAAAIALFAPRKADTHHQADIISQFKGTWHILKSGAFWKIASFSVVTQGVFYAMQSLWIRPYLLDVMNLTPAHAAALVSVLGFAMMLGCVGFGAAARGMERRGVSVYAFCGVGMALYVLVQVLMVLRVPLPPATLLAAYGVFGGTGILSYAVMAEYFPSHMIGRATTTLTLVIFLLIFGFQVGVGAVLSRWTPESGHYPAAAHVTVWSVLIALQLASAVWYVLPSRVLHKTGRTAS; from the coding sequence ATGCCGTCCTCCGTTCGTCTCCGGGTGTTCTTCCTCTTCGCCGCCGGGTATTTCGTCTCGTACGTGTTCCGCGGCGTCAATCTCGGCTTCGCGCCGCTCATCACGCATGATCTCGGTCTCTCCGCCGCCGATCTCGGCTTGCTAACGTCGCTCTATTTCATCGGCTTCGCGATCGCGCAGATTCCGGTCGGCGTGCTGCTCGACCACTACGGGCCGCGCCGCGTCACCGCCGGCATGCTGGTCTTCGCGGCGGCCGGCATCTGGACGTTCGGTGCGTCGCACGGGCTGGGCGGATTGATGGTGGGCCGCTTGCTGATCGGCGTAGGCGTTTCCGTCTGTCTGAGCGCGGCGTTTAAGGCGTCCGCGCAGCATTTTCCGGTCGCGCGCCTGCCGCTCGTCAACGGCTTCACGATGGCGGTCGGCGGGCTCGGCGGCGTGGTCGTCGGCTCGCCGCTCGCGTCGCTGTTGCAGACGGCGACATGGCGGCAGGTGTCGATCGGCCTTGGCGTCTTCACGCTCGTCGTCGCGGCAGCCATCGCGCTGTTCGCGCCTCGCAAGGCCGACACGCATCATCAGGCCGATATCATCAGCCAGTTCAAGGGCACCTGGCACATCCTCAAAAGCGGCGCGTTCTGGAAGATCGCGTCGTTCTCCGTCGTCACGCAGGGCGTCTTTTACGCGATGCAATCGCTGTGGATCCGCCCCTATCTGCTCGACGTGATGAACCTGACGCCCGCGCACGCCGCCGCGCTCGTCTCGGTGCTCGGTTTCGCGATGATGCTCGGTTGCGTCGGCTTCGGCGCGGCGGCGCGCGGCATGGAGCGGCGCGGCGTGTCCGTCTACGCGTTCTGCGGCGTGGGAATGGCGCTCTACGTGCTCGTGCAGGTGTTGATGGTGCTGCGCGTGCCGCTGCCGCCCGCGACGTTACTTGCCGCGTACGGCGTGTTCGGCGGCACGGGCATATTGAGCTATGCGGTGATGGCCGAGTATTTCCCGTCGCACATGATCGGCCGGGCGACGACGACGCTCACGCTCGTGATTTTCCTGTTGATCTTCGGGTTCCAGGTCGGCGTGGGCGCAGTGCTTTCGCGCTGGACGCCGGAAAGCGGCCACTATCCGGCAGCTGCGCACGTGACGGTGTGGAGCGTTTTGATCGCGTTGCAATTGGCGAGCGCGGTATGGTACGTGTTGCCGAGCCGCGTGCTGCATAAGACGGGGCGAACTGCATCGTAG
- a CDS encoding transglycosylase SLT domain-containing protein, which translates to MRLTLSALSVLTLAACASQGPTAPASDPTSATPTAASQQQVADTIRRTAAAKETINVDKTPVTSLAGSADLWSRIRNGFQIPDLQSDLVDMQVNWYAQRPDYVERMTTRSQKYLYHIVEELEQRHMPTELALLPFIESAYNPQALSVAKAAGMWQFVPGTGRDYNLKQNMWQDERRDVLASTSAALDYLSRLHDMFGDWHLALAAYNWGEGNVQRAIARNEAAGLPTDYESLRMPNETRNYVPKLQAVKNIVTNPQQYGLALPDIPNHPYFVTVTTARDIDVTMAAKLAGMSVEEFRSLNPSFSKPVILGATNPQILLPFDNAATFQRNLGSYTGALSSWTTYTVTERARPAAIAEKIGVDADTLMSVNRIPAGMRLKPGSTIVVPRTDDDDEDISADVAANAMLAVERDVPDTRKMAIRVRRKQSIATLADRYNVSVAQVRAWNHTHRDMFMPGQVVVLHVPYGRAVPAEPGPVRVETVAASSRSSGGVSRIGTHVTAKTPHGKAPGHTLTRVSATISPKTGASAKPAAAAKTEKHAAAHSAGSKAKKK; encoded by the coding sequence ATGCGACTAACATTAAGTGCGCTATCCGTCCTGACGCTGGCCGCGTGCGCCAGCCAGGGGCCGACAGCGCCCGCCTCCGATCCTACTTCCGCCACTCCTACCGCCGCCTCGCAGCAACAAGTCGCCGACACGATTCGCCGCACCGCAGCCGCCAAGGAAACCATCAACGTCGACAAGACGCCTGTCACTTCGCTCGCCGGTTCCGCGGACTTGTGGAGCCGCATTCGCAATGGCTTCCAGATTCCGGACCTGCAAAGCGATCTCGTCGACATGCAGGTGAACTGGTACGCGCAGCGTCCGGATTACGTCGAGCGCATGACCACGCGCTCGCAGAAGTACCTGTATCACATCGTCGAGGAACTGGAGCAGCGCCACATGCCGACGGAACTGGCGCTTTTGCCGTTCATCGAGTCGGCGTACAACCCGCAGGCGCTGTCGGTTGCGAAGGCGGCCGGCATGTGGCAGTTCGTGCCGGGCACCGGCCGCGATTACAACCTCAAGCAGAACATGTGGCAGGACGAGCGCCGCGACGTGCTTGCGTCGACGAGCGCCGCGCTCGACTATCTCTCGCGTCTGCATGACATGTTCGGCGACTGGCACCTGGCGCTTGCCGCATACAACTGGGGCGAGGGCAATGTGCAGCGGGCCATTGCGCGCAACGAAGCGGCCGGCTTGCCGACCGACTACGAAAGCCTGCGCATGCCCAACGAGACGCGCAATTACGTGCCGAAGCTGCAGGCCGTCAAGAATATCGTGACGAATCCGCAGCAGTACGGTCTCGCGCTGCCGGACATTCCGAATCACCCGTACTTCGTCACGGTCACGACCGCGCGCGATATCGACGTGACCATGGCCGCGAAGCTCGCCGGCATGAGCGTCGAGGAATTCCGCTCGCTGAATCCGTCGTTCTCGAAGCCGGTCATTCTCGGCGCGACGAATCCGCAAATCCTGCTGCCGTTCGACAACGCCGCCACGTTCCAGCGCAACCTCGGTTCGTACACGGGCGCGTTGTCGTCGTGGACCACGTACACGGTGACGGAGCGGGCGCGGCCCGCAGCCATCGCGGAGAAGATCGGCGTCGACGCGGACACGCTCATGTCGGTCAATCGCATTCCGGCGGGCATGCGTCTGAAGCCGGGTTCGACCATCGTCGTGCCGCGTACGGACGACGACGACGAAGACATCAGCGCGGACGTCGCCGCCAACGCGATGCTCGCGGTCGAGCGCGACGTGCCCGACACGCGCAAGATGGCCATTCGCGTGCGCCGCAAGCAGTCCATCGCGACGCTGGCGGACCGTTACAACGTATCAGTGGCGCAGGTGCGCGCCTGGAACCATACGCATCGCGATATGTTCATGCCGGGGCAAGTGGTCGTGCTGCATGTTCCGTACGGTCGTGCCGTGCCCGCCGAGCCGGGCCCGGTGCGCGTCGAGACGGTGGCGGCGTCGAGCCGTTCTTCGGGCGGCGTCAGCCGAATCGGCACGCATGTCACCGCGAAAACGCCGCACGGCAAGGCGCCGGGGCATACGCTCACGCGCGTGTCGGCCACGATCTCGCCGAAGACGGGGGCTTCCGCCAAGCCCGCTGCCGCGGCCAAGACGGAAAAGCACGCCGCCGCGCATTCGGCCGGTTCCAAGGCCAAGAAGAAATAA
- the gloB gene encoding hydroxyacylglutathione hydrolase — protein sequence MIAMDSFAEDSSKRAPRRELEYVPVPAFEDNYIWLVSDSRNAVVIDPGDAAPVEAYLAERGWRLTAILLTHHHRDHVGGVKALLDSRSDEGIPVYGPAGERIEHLTERLAGGDTVRIAQPALRFTVMDVPGHTAGHIAYFQEDDGNGTPHVFCGDTLFASGCGRLFEGTPQQMLTSLDALAALPDATLVHCAHEYTLSNIRFARACEPDSAALSRWSDEAQALRAAGKPTLPTTIGHEKAVNPFLRVDQPTIQAALVAQFQEPVSSRTEAFRMLRGWKDNFR from the coding sequence ATGATCGCCATGGATTCGTTTGCTGAAGATTCGTCCAAACGCGCGCCCAGGCGCGAACTCGAGTACGTGCCGGTCCCGGCCTTCGAAGACAACTACATCTGGCTCGTGTCGGATTCGCGCAATGCCGTCGTGATCGACCCGGGCGACGCCGCGCCCGTCGAGGCCTATCTCGCCGAACGCGGCTGGCGGCTGACCGCTATTTTACTCACGCACCATCATCGCGACCATGTCGGCGGCGTGAAAGCATTGCTCGATAGCCGATCGGACGAGGGCATTCCGGTGTACGGACCGGCCGGCGAGCGCATCGAGCATCTGACCGAGCGGCTGGCAGGCGGCGACACGGTACGCATCGCGCAGCCTGCGCTCCGCTTCACCGTTATGGATGTGCCCGGCCATACGGCCGGCCATATCGCTTACTTCCAGGAAGACGACGGCAACGGCACGCCGCATGTCTTTTGCGGCGACACGCTGTTCGCGAGCGGCTGCGGGCGTCTTTTCGAAGGCACGCCGCAGCAAATGCTCACGTCGCTCGACGCACTCGCCGCGCTCCCGGACGCGACGCTCGTGCACTGCGCGCACGAGTACACGCTGTCGAACATTCGCTTCGCGCGGGCCTGCGAGCCGGACAGCGCGGCGCTCTCACGCTGGAGCGACGAAGCGCAGGCGCTGCGCGCCGCCGGCAAGCCGACGCTGCCTACGACCATCGGTCATGAAAAAGCGGTAAATCCGTTCTTGCGCGTCGATCAGCCGACAATTCAAGCGGCGCTTGTCGCGCAGTTCCAGGAGCCGGTCAGCAGCCGCACGGAGGCGTTCCGCATGCTGCGCGGATGGAAGGATAACTTCCGCTGA
- a CDS encoding class I SAM-dependent methyltransferase: MSDRAIIDWPAWTNSAPGRYVLEWEQAQLDRVVCDIFGYHALQLGMPQLDALRENRMTGRALVLDAESGASAPYTLPRTSARGASAPEGRSTVWCEFLDLPFEAQSVDLLVLPHTLEFSRDPHRLLREAERVLVPEGQLIILGFNSLSLWGARQSLGKVAGRPFVPEAHDMIAFTRIKDWIKLLGFDLERGRFGCYRPPLLTDKWLQRYEFMEPAGDRWWPIFGAAYMITAVKRVRGMRLIGPRKLIKTALAPGLAPVAAPHTRNEH; the protein is encoded by the coding sequence ATGTCTGACCGAGCGATTATAGACTGGCCCGCCTGGACGAACTCCGCGCCCGGACGCTACGTGCTGGAGTGGGAGCAGGCGCAGCTCGACCGCGTGGTCTGCGACATCTTCGGCTATCACGCGCTTCAGCTCGGCATGCCGCAACTGGACGCCTTGCGCGAGAATCGCATGACCGGGCGCGCGCTCGTACTCGACGCCGAAAGCGGCGCGAGCGCGCCGTACACGCTGCCGCGCACGTCCGCACGAGGCGCGAGCGCGCCGGAAGGCCGGAGCACGGTCTGGTGTGAATTCCTGGATTTGCCGTTCGAAGCGCAGAGCGTCGATTTGCTCGTGCTGCCGCATACGCTGGAATTCTCGCGCGATCCGCACCGGCTTTTGCGCGAAGCCGAGCGCGTGCTCGTGCCCGAAGGCCAGCTGATCATCCTGGGTTTCAATTCGCTGAGCTTGTGGGGCGCGCGGCAATCGCTCGGCAAGGTGGCAGGACGCCCGTTCGTGCCAGAGGCGCACGACATGATCGCGTTCACGCGCATCAAGGACTGGATAAAGCTGCTCGGCTTCGACCTTGAACGCGGGCGCTTCGGCTGCTATCGTCCGCCGCTGCTGACGGACAAATGGCTGCAGCGCTATGAATTCATGGAGCCCGCCGGCGACCGCTGGTGGCCCATCTTCGGCGCTGCGTACATGATCACCGCGGTGAAGCGCGTGCGCGGCATGCGGCTCATCGGTCCACGCAAGCTGATCAAAACCGCGCTCGCGCCCGGACTCGCGCCGGTCGCGGCCCCGCACACTCGCAACGAGCATTGA
- the rnhA gene encoding ribonuclease HI, with protein MTDESASAKVIDIYTDGACKGNPGPGGWGALLRFGALEKELFGGEAATTNNRMELMAVIAALEALKRPCHAVIHTDSQYVQKGISEWIHGWKKKNWMTAAKTPVKNADLWKRLDALVAQHEIEWRWVKGHAGHPENERADALANRGVTSLAES; from the coding sequence ATGACTGACGAATCCGCATCGGCCAAAGTAATCGACATCTATACTGACGGCGCCTGCAAAGGCAATCCCGGTCCAGGCGGCTGGGGCGCGCTTCTGCGTTTCGGCGCGCTCGAAAAGGAACTGTTCGGCGGCGAAGCCGCGACCACGAACAACCGCATGGAGTTGATGGCCGTGATCGCCGCCCTCGAGGCGTTGAAGCGGCCGTGCCACGCCGTGATTCACACCGACTCGCAATATGTGCAGAAAGGTATCAGCGAGTGGATTCACGGCTGGAAGAAAAAGAACTGGATGACGGCCGCCAAGACGCCCGTGAAAAACGCCGACTTGTGGAAGCGCCTCGACGCGCTCGTCGCGCAACACGAGATCGAATGGCGCTGGGTCAAAGGACACGCCGGCCATCCCGAAAACGAACGCGCCGATGCGCTCGCCAATCGCGGCGTGACATCGCTTGCCGAAAGCTGA
- the dnaQ gene encoding DNA polymerase III subunit epsilon, translating into MRQLILDTETTGLNARTGDRIIEIGCVELINRRLTGNNLHIYVNPERDSDPGALAVHGLTTEFLSDKPKFAEIAAQLRDFIAGAELIIHNAPFDIGFLDMEFALLGLPKVSEICAGVIDSLAHAKQMFPGKRNSLDALCDRFGISNAHRTLHGALLDSELLAEVYLAMTRGQESLVIDMLGDAETEGATAAPRIALDDLDLPVIVASGEELAAHEAVLNDLDKALKGTSVWRTEAPQTEPDAVAA; encoded by the coding sequence ATGCGCCAACTGATATTGGACACCGAAACCACCGGCCTGAACGCTCGCACGGGCGACAGGATCATCGAAATCGGCTGCGTCGAGCTGATCAATCGCCGGCTGACGGGCAACAACCTGCACATCTACGTCAACCCGGAACGCGACAGCGACCCCGGCGCGCTGGCGGTGCACGGCCTCACCACCGAATTCCTGAGCGACAAGCCCAAGTTCGCGGAGATCGCCGCGCAGCTGCGCGATTTCATCGCGGGCGCGGAGCTCATCATCCACAACGCGCCCTTCGATATCGGCTTTCTCGACATGGAGTTCGCGCTGCTCGGGCTGCCGAAGGTGTCCGAGATCTGCGCCGGCGTGATCGACTCGCTCGCGCACGCGAAGCAGATGTTCCCCGGCAAGCGCAATTCGCTCGACGCGCTGTGCGACCGCTTCGGCATCAGCAACGCGCACCGCACGCTGCACGGCGCGCTGCTCGACTCCGAATTGCTCGCCGAGGTCTATCTGGCGATGACGCGCGGCCAGGAGAGCCTCGTCATCGACATGCTGGGCGACGCGGAAACGGAAGGCGCGACGGCTGCGCCGCGCATCGCGCTGGACGACCTCGATCTGCCGGTGATCGTCGCGAGCGGCGAAGAACTCGCTGCGCACGAAGCGGTGCTCAACGATCTCGACAAGGCTCTCAAGGGCACGAGCGTGTGGCGAACAGAAGCGCCGCAGACCGAGCCGGATGCGGTCGCCGCATAA
- a CDS encoding DUF2214 family protein: MLIRWLLAALHLLAFGFALGSVLARARALRRLDAAESVQANALRLRDVFRSDAVWGIAAAVLIVTGLTRAFGSFEKGGAYYLHEPLFHLKMTALVVILLIEVSPMLALIRWRAALAQGGAIDLTRARRFAWMSDLEAALVIVMVIAATGMARGVWAR, encoded by the coding sequence ATGCTGATACGTTGGTTGCTCGCCGCGCTTCATCTGCTCGCCTTCGGCTTCGCGCTCGGTTCGGTACTCGCGCGTGCGCGCGCATTGCGCCGGCTGGACGCGGCGGAATCGGTGCAAGCGAACGCATTGCGTCTGCGTGATGTGTTCCGGTCGGACGCGGTGTGGGGCATCGCGGCTGCCGTGCTGATCGTCACCGGCCTGACGCGCGCGTTCGGAAGCTTCGAGAAGGGCGGTGCGTACTATCTGCACGAGCCGCTTTTTCACCTGAAGATGACCGCGCTCGTGGTCATTCTGCTGATCGAAGTTTCGCCGATGCTCGCGCTGATCCGTTGGCGTGCGGCGCTGGCGCAGGGCGGGGCGATCGACTTGACGCGCGCGCGGCGCTTCGCGTGGATGAGCGATCTCGAGGCGGCGCTCGTCATCGTGATGGTGATTGCGGCGACTGGGATGGCGCGGGGCGTTTGGGCGAGGTGA
- a CDS encoding glycosyltransferase family 4 protein, with protein sequence MRIAQIAPLHEAVPPKLYGGTERVVSYLTEALVEAGHDVTLFASGDSQTSAKLEAFWPQALRLDPTIRDTMAPHMLLLEEVRRRADEFDVLHFHIDYYPFSLFARQPVPFLTTMHGRLDLPELQPIFNTFKDVPVVSISDNQRQPLPQANWLSTVYHGLPENLLKPIPNVKPGYLAFLGRISPEKRVDRAIRIAQAAGMKIKIAAKLDKADRAYYEEEIKPLFALPHVEYIGEISEAEKTEFLGNAHALLFPIDWPEPFGLVMIEAMACGTPVIAFNRGSVPEVIENGVSGFVVEDELSAIAAVKRLDSLSRAKVRETFETRFSSKVMAARYVQNYEELLRQKRRTVLREVNA encoded by the coding sequence ATGCGAATCGCTCAAATCGCGCCCCTCCACGAGGCTGTTCCGCCGAAGCTCTACGGCGGCACGGAACGCGTGGTGTCTTATCTGACCGAGGCTCTTGTCGAGGCTGGACACGACGTCACGCTCTTCGCGAGCGGTGATTCGCAGACGTCCGCGAAGCTCGAAGCCTTCTGGCCGCAAGCGCTGCGCCTCGACCCGACCATCCGCGACACGATGGCGCCGCACATGCTGTTGCTCGAAGAAGTCCGCCGCCGCGCCGACGAGTTCGACGTGCTGCATTTCCATATCGACTATTACCCGTTCTCGCTGTTCGCGCGTCAGCCGGTGCCGTTCCTGACGACGATGCACGGCCGTCTCGATCTGCCGGAACTCCAGCCGATCTTCAATACGTTCAAGGACGTGCCGGTGGTGTCGATTTCCGACAACCAGCGCCAGCCGCTACCGCAAGCCAACTGGCTCTCGACGGTGTACCACGGCCTGCCGGAAAACCTGCTCAAGCCCATTCCGAACGTGAAGCCCGGCTATCTCGCGTTCCTCGGCCGCATTTCGCCGGAGAAGCGCGTGGACCGCGCCATCCGCATCGCGCAGGCCGCGGGCATGAAGATCAAGATCGCCGCGAAGCTGGACAAGGCCGACCGCGCTTACTACGAAGAAGAGATCAAGCCGCTCTTCGCGTTGCCGCACGTCGAGTACATCGGCGAGATTAGCGAGGCCGAGAAGACCGAATTTCTCGGCAACGCGCATGCGCTGCTGTTCCCGATCGACTGGCCGGAGCCCTTCGGCCTCGTGATGATCGAGGCGATGGCCTGCGGCACGCCGGTGATCGCGTTCAATCGCGGCTCGGTGCCGGAAGTGATCGAGAACGGCGTGTCGGGCTTCGTCGTGGAAGACGAACTCTCGGCGATCGCCGCGGTGAAGCGCCTAGACTCGCTGTCGCGCGCGAAGGTTCGCGAGACGTTCGAGACGCGCTTCTCGTCGAAGGTGATGGCGGCGCGCTACGTGCAGAACTACGAGGAACTGCTGCGCCAGAAGCGCCGCACCGTTCTGCGCGAAGTGAACGCCTGA
- a CDS encoding ABC transporter ATP-binding protein — protein sequence MASPEGATHAQPLYDPKRPLDQLTVSQRNAHNAKLASYAHRPLAFLMRYIRRHPIAHAIVLASVFAAVGCALASQYAIKHLIDVLGQGRGHPGPLWGAFMILVGLIAADNLLWRVGGWVGAHVFVIVTGDLRKDLFSYLSGHSPTYFSEKQPGMLASRITATSNAIYTSENVMAWNVLPPCIAVLGAIVMIVAVNPLMAAGLMAASIILALVLYRLAKRGSARHHSFASKAASVDGELVDVIGNMALVRAFGMTFREQKRFGSTVKAEMVARQQSLLYLEKLRLFHAVVTAILSAGLLGWALWLWSQGRATSGDIVLVSSLGFTILHGTRDLAVALVDVTQHVARLAEAVQTLLEPHGMPDRSDATELVPQGGRVDFEGVTFAYPRRRPILDNFHLHIEPGQRVGLIGKSGAGKSTVLALLQRFYETQKGSIKIDGQDIASITQDSLRHAIALVPQDISLFHRTVFENIAYGRPDASREEVLAAAREARCTDFIEAMPEGFDTIVGDRGVKLSGGQRQRIAIARAILKNAPILLLDEATSALDSASEEAIQQALDRLMIGRTVIAIAHRLSTLQNFDRIIVMSAGRVIDDGSPQELRERPGLYRELLAKQHGKLPSIVATPHKQPA from the coding sequence ATGGCATCGCCCGAAGGCGCAACACACGCTCAACCGCTTTACGACCCAAAAAGACCATTGGACCAACTCACCGTCTCCCAGCGTAACGCGCACAACGCCAAGCTCGCGAGCTATGCGCACCGCCCGCTCGCGTTCCTGATGCGCTACATCCGCCGGCATCCGATCGCCCATGCCATCGTGCTCGCGAGCGTGTTCGCGGCCGTCGGGTGCGCGCTGGCGTCGCAATACGCGATCAAGCATCTGATCGACGTGCTCGGTCAAGGGCGCGGCCACCCCGGCCCGCTCTGGGGCGCGTTCATGATCCTGGTCGGCCTGATCGCCGCCGACAACCTGCTGTGGCGGGTCGGCGGCTGGGTCGGCGCGCATGTGTTCGTCATCGTCACGGGCGATCTGCGCAAGGACCTGTTCTCGTACCTCTCCGGCCATTCGCCGACGTACTTCTCCGAGAAGCAGCCCGGCATGCTGGCGAGCCGCATTACCGCGACCTCGAACGCCATCTACACCTCCGAAAACGTGATGGCGTGGAACGTCCTGCCGCCGTGCATTGCGGTGCTGGGCGCGATCGTGATGATCGTCGCGGTCAATCCGCTGATGGCGGCGGGCCTCATGGCTGCCTCCATCATTCTCGCGCTCGTGCTCTACCGGCTCGCGAAGCGCGGCTCGGCGCGGCATCACAGCTTTGCGTCGAAGGCGGCGTCGGTGGATGGCGAACTCGTCGACGTGATCGGTAACATGGCACTCGTGCGCGCGTTCGGCATGACGTTCCGCGAGCAAAAACGCTTCGGCTCGACGGTGAAGGCCGAAATGGTCGCGCGCCAGCAAAGCCTGCTCTACCTCGAAAAGCTGCGCCTCTTCCACGCCGTCGTCACCGCGATTCTTTCCGCTGGCTTGCTCGGCTGGGCGCTGTGGCTGTGGTCGCAAGGCCGCGCGACGTCCGGCGATATCGTGCTCGTCAGCTCGCTCGGCTTCACCATTCTGCACGGCACGCGCGATCTCGCCGTCGCGCTCGTCGATGTGACGCAGCACGTCGCGCGTCTCGCCGAAGCCGTTCAGACGCTGCTCGAGCCGCACGGCATGCCGGACCGGTCGGACGCGACAGAGCTCGTGCCGCAAGGCGGGCGCGTCGATTTCGAAGGCGTGACGTTCGCGTATCCGCGCCGCCGTCCGATTCTCGACAACTTCCATCTGCATATCGAGCCGGGGCAACGCGTCGGCTTGATCGGCAAGTCGGGCGCGGGCAAGTCCACGGTGCTCGCCCTTCTGCAACGCTTCTACGAGACGCAGAAAGGCAGCATCAAGATCGACGGCCAGGATATCGCCTCGATCACGCAGGACAGCTTGCGTCACGCCATCGCGCTCGTGCCGCAGGACATCTCGCTGTTCCATCGCACCGTGTTCGAGAACATCGCGTACGGGCGTCCGGATGCGAGCCGCGAGGAAGTGCTCGCCGCCGCCCGCGAGGCGCGCTGCACGGACTTCATCGAGGCGATGCCGGAAGGTTTCGATACGATCGTCGGCGATCGCGGCGTGAAGCTGTCGGGCGGCCAGCGCCAGCGCATCGCCATCGCGCGAGCCATTTTGAAGAACGCGCCGATCCTGCTGCTCGACGAAGCCACGTCCGCGCTCGACAGCGCCTCGGAAGAAGCGATCCAGCAGGCGCTCGACCGGCTGATGATCGGCCGCACGGTTATCGCCATCGCGCACCGGTTGTCGACGTTGCAGAACTTCGACCGCATCATCGTGATGAGTGCGGGCCGCGTGATCGACGACGGCTCGCCGCAAGAACTGCGCGAGCGGCCGGGGCTGTATCGCGAGTTGCTGGCGAAGCAACACGGCAAGCTGCCTTCCATCGTCGCGACGCCGCACAAGCAGCCGGCCTGA